The window agagaaggagagtgagggagagagagagagagtgagggagagagatgcagggataGAAAAGGACGGAGGTTATTTAGAACTGATGTGCACTAAAAGCTTGATGCTGCCAGTCCCTGGAACACAGTGTGCCTGACAGACTGAGATGAAGCCATGTTAGGTCAGGAGGTTctctgaaggagaggggggaggagaggggggagaagaggggggaggagaggggaggagaggagaggggggagaagaggggggaggagaggggaggagaggagaggggggagaagaggggggaggagaggggggaggagaggggaggagaggagaggggggagaagaggggggaggagaggggaggagaggagaggggggagaagaggggggaggagaggggaggagaggagagaggggagaagagaggggaggagaggaggggaggcgaggaggagatgagaggggggaggagaggagaggaggggaggagagaggggaggagaggagaggaggagaggaggggaggggaggagaggaggggaggagaggggggaggagaggaggggaggggaggagaggacaggaggggaggagaggggggaggagagggagaaaggggaaatACTCTTCTATAGCTCAGCAGCTAGACTATtatacctctcctcccctcctgaagttcagtgtgtgtgtgtgtgtgtgtgtgttctgatacTGTTgacggggtgagagagatggagggagatggggaaagagagagaggctcagtgTGCCTGGCAAGTAAGGAAGAGGTTTGGTAACTAAGGAACAAGTTTGGTAACTAAGGAACAAGTTTGGTAACTAAGGAGCGGTGCTATTGGGAATCTCAGCGAGATTACCCAGAAGGCTTTGGGGTTCATCGAGAGTGCAGGGCTCAAATCTTgttcgggggtgggggggtgtaaaGATGTCTATctacctccctgtcctctctccctctctctccttctctctctccctccctgtcctccctctttctctctctctctacctccctgtcctctctccctctctctctttctcctttctcactTATCTGCCATTTCAGGAGTTTTCTCTACTTTCTTACATAACCACTGTTCTGACCAGGCCTGCTGGTACTGCCTGGCTGACTAGATGCTTGCGTGCATCTGTGTGAAGGTcttctatggtgtgtgtgtgtgtgtgtgtgtgtgtagcagcaggGATGGTGGGTGGTTCACACCATTCATGCCTACGCATCAGATCAAATGCGCCTCTCGCCATGGCAGCCTCACTGCTTAATCAACTCAGCCAGGAACTGAGTCTTGGctggagacacgcacacacacgcacacacacacgcacgcacacaccagcacacacacacacacacagaaacacgcagacagacagacacacacacacccacacacacagagactgtgcCATTGATGATATAACTGTATCAAGCTGTTGATTCATTCAGACAGTGAGTCCATTCAGACATGTCTCAGTGATGAACAGCCCTGTTCCCTGACccagagaacacaggagagggggggggagagggagacacagattaAATGTATCTCCTCATGACCTTAGCttaactgtttctctctcacacacacacacacacacacacactcacacacacactcatgctgcaGTGGGTGTTGTTCAGCCGTACCATCCACCTCTCTGATGTGGTCATCCCCCtttcacacacccccccccctcgtctgtctgctgctgtgtgtgtgtgtatgtgtgtaacatgcatacatgtgtgtgtgtgtatgtgtgtaacatgcatacatgtgtgtgtgtgtatgtgtgtaacatgcatacatgtgtgtggtggtgttgacACCTCTGTTGTTTCTTCACagagatgacagacagacaggacagacagacaggacagacagacaggacagacagagatgacagacagacaggacagacaggacagacagacagacagacagacagacagacaggacagacagacagacagacagacagacagacagacagacaggacagacagacagacagacagacagacaggacagacagacagacagacaggacagacagacagacagacagacagacagacagacagacagacaggacagacagacaaacaggtcaGAGTTTGATgttctctgcttctctttcatctgaccacctgtgtgtgtgtgtgtgtgtgtaccttctctCTGATCTTACACACTTCAAGAATGAGGTACGACAGACTTTGATCTCTCAGAAGGCTTCCTCTAACCTTTTCCTAAATCACATGCGGTCTGGTAATCCTTCCTGGTTTGCTGATTAGAAACTGTAAACATTGCAGGGATTGGCTGCAGGTGATGGGACTACTTCACCTGGCCTTTCTCGCTCATCTCTGCATCAGAGCCGGCTGGGGGCCTACTGTCTGCTGCTCAGACAAtgaggccgtgtgtgtgtgtgtgtgtgtgtgtgagagatttgATGCCTggtctgagagagacaggactctGGTGATGATGGAATCTCTTACAGCATGCTGTGACACGAACACATAGTTcccagctgctgtgtgtgtgtgtgtcagctaggTGTTGATTATGAGGTCTTCATTCTGTTTCCAGCCTCTAGGCTGCTGAggtcatacacagacacacacagacactcgcatgcacagacacacacacacagacacacacatgcatacacagacacacacgtaaccTCTTTCTGCAGAAGGAAGATCTACTGTAGCAGCTAATGAGAAACACAGACAGCGGTCctgtccggtgtgtgtgtggtgttgggagAGACCTCCAGGCTGGTATGAATGTGCTGACTCACATGGAGAAGCTTCATCATTCAAACACAACAATCTGTCAAGGGTGGTATCAATATGGCTGCTCCTGTTTTATAGACCCTGCATGTTCCTGCGTTCTAAAGCTTGGTCTGACATCACTCTCGTAGACCCTGGGGTAACACAGCGCGGgacacagaggtgtgtgtgcgggggggggtggggggggggggggggtggtagtcTTGACGACCTAGACAGAGAttagtggagggaggagggagactgtTATTATCGGGGGAGAGCAGAGCTAGTCTAGACAGGTTCAGACTGGCTtcacaccttctctccctctccctcttctccctcctcctctcctccctccccctctccactccatcTCTTTAGAAGACCTGCTCAAGCAGGATTCAAAACAGctgaagacacacactctcacagacacacacacacagctgacttcATCCCTGAGGAACTCTGCCAGCGTGATTACAGTCAGAGGCAGGTTACTGGAACAGGCAGGAACCAGGAGACAGAgattcctccctccttttcactctttcccctcccccatcttcttccttctctactctctctatctcacagaCACCCTCCTCCTAGGTGGATGAAAGGTAGGTTTTCCTCAGGAAAGTGTGTTTGATGAGAACAGGGGGTTGTTCCATCAACGTAGATTAAGGAAAAGCCAGACTTATTTTGAAAAGTCTTGCTTACTTCAGCGACAGTTCTGTTCCATTAAAAAGGCTTATTCTAGTTCTAGCtaagtaaccaaggtaacttatacttctgaACTAGCTTgttccgtgtcaggctaaaagtcaagctaaattaAGATGTGTTGCTAATCATTTCAAACAGGCAGAAACAGAATGTCAAAGGAGAGTTCCGTCGAGTGAATTTCAGCCCGCAAAGCATTTTTGTACGCAAAGCATGGGGCCGCAAAGGCCCCAGGTTGTGCAGTAGCTGCCCTTAAAATTTTTCCGCCcctgcccttcaaacagccagtgtgccactgtccaagcccctgctggacctgtggaggcagactatgttaattggaaatcttTCCAAATTTAGGTTATGGGGaagctgtccatacactgtcagtcagaatagtaataattggtttatttcccttttattttaaaaggtCAGCATTTATCCTATCAGTTAAGAAATGTGGCAGTTTACCTAAGCGAGGCTTTTTCGTGTAAACGTGGCTTTCGTTAgcaacgttgatggaacacccccctggtttCATAAATGCATCCAGTCGCGACGGCTCATGGTCTGTTTTGTGTGATTACAGCACCACTGTGTGGTCAACAATGGGCACTGCAGCTGTGAGAAAAACTTTGTATAACCTGCCCCCTAGTGGCATTATAACATACAGAAGAATTATAATTCTGATGATCAAAATCAAACATCTAAACAAAACCTTCCCTTCCAATTTTATTGAATAATTTCCTGaaagtttttttaatttttaaaacCAGACATCATTTCACATCATATTCAAAACATAGGAGAAATAATCATGACAAAGGCCAGCAATGATTGAATAAACTAATACTTATGTTTCTTGAACATGAAAATGTCTCCAGGTGTTTCTCAGCCTCAGTGAGTCGTCTGTGTTGCGCTCCAAGTCCTTCCTCAGGGAGGAGTGTACAGTACGGGGAAGTTAGAGCGGTTGGTTCATGAGGAGAGGGCTTAGACTTCCTGCTGTGGTTTGTCAACCAATAGTAACTCCCTAAAGTTCCTTTCTGGTTTGCTCCCATTGGTCCTGTCAGGGTCAAAGGTCCTCGTGTCCCTCTGGGTGATTGGCTGTCTCACTTgctggctcctcctctccctcttcaactTTTGAGGTAGAAAAGTAAAGAATACTTTTAGTCCACATACATACTGCCTCCTATAACCCTACTGCACAATTCAGGTAACAAGTAACAAATAGTACGAGCTCTTGATCCACAGTCAAATGCTctcccactgagctatacccatcaaCTAAGGCAGCCAAACACGTACCATGGCAACCTGGCTATGCTAGTCGGTGTAGATAGCTAGCTATCTACAGTATATAGAGTATGTATACAGAGTATACAGAATATGCGGTAGCTAGCTAACAGAGAATGAGGTAGCAAgctgtgggagtcagatggctgagtggttagggaagcgggccagtaatcagaaggttgctagttcgattcccggctatgccaaccaaatgacgttgtgtccttgggcaaggcacttcaccctacttgcctcggggggaatgtccctgtacttagtcgctctggataagagcgtctgctaaattacgcTCTTAAGCTAACAGAATGGGGTCGCTAGCTACCGGGTTGTGGTGTTTTGACGCAGgctccttcctgttcctggaAGCCCTCTGGGCAGTGGCAGGAGTAGCTCCCCCTGGTGTTCACACACCGCCGCTCCTCCGGACACACGGCCTCCAGCTGGGAACACTCGTCCATGTCTGTTTAGTTAGAGGACAGAGGATAGTCTCACCTGTACAGGTGTATTTAGGTAGAGGATAGTCTCACCTGTACATGTGTATTTGGGTAGAGGATAGTCTCACCTGTACATGTGTATTTAGGTAGAGGATAGTCTCACCTGTACAGGTGTCTTTAGGTAGAGGATAGTCTCACCTGTACAGGTGTCTTTAGGTAGAGGATAGTCTCACCTGTACAGGTGTCTTTAGGTAGAGGATAGTCTCACCTGTACAGGTGCCTTCTGTGTCTTGGTACCCGCTGGCACAAGCCTTGCACTTATCAGGACCCTCTCCTGTACACCCGGAGCATACCTGGTcacaggctgacacacacacacacacacacacggtcaaaaGAACAGCAGTGGTATTAAACTGTTGATGTAAATGCAGCAgtttacacacactcatgcctaGGAGTAACACTGTGAGCAGGCCAGTGTTTAACAGTAGCCAGTAGAGGCAGCTCCAGTAGAGGCAGCTCCAGTAGAGGCAGCTCCAGTAGAGGCAGCTCCAGTAGAGGCAGCTCCAGTAGAGGCAGCTCCAGTCTCACCTCTGCAGGAGTACGATCCGTCTGAGTTCAGGCAGTGCTGCTCTTCCTGGCAGGGGGCGGAGTCTGTAGAACACTCGTCCACATCTGAGGGTCACATGATGTCACAACAGGAACTCAGACCACGAACGCCCAACCAATCAGTGAAGAGTCGAAAGCTGCCGTCATTGGCTGGCTCACCAATGCAGGCGCCCTGGtcgtcctcctcccagcctgccttGCACTCGTCACAGTCGTCGTTGGTCGGGCCGGAGCAGGTCTTACAGGAACCATGACAACCTGGTAGGGAATgcatcatcttcatcaccaccatcatcatcttcatcaccaccatcatcatgaaACTCAACCATGTTGAATGTCAAGAAGACCACATCTAAACCAGAACTATGTTCCAACCCTACCTgtacacagagagaaagtgtcGTTGCGAAGCTCTTCGAAGAACCCGTCCACGCAGCCCAGACAGAACTCTCCCTGGTAACCGTGGTTACAGCTGCACTTGCCCTTGCCCCCTCGGGTCCCGTCACCATCACACGCCCCGTTGCCATGGCAAGGCCTCTCAGAACCACCAACGCACGCTGACGACACAGGAAGCAACAGACATGAgggccagagaggagggggggggtggagagagatagaggggggagatgcagagggaggggggaggcagagggagaaggcagagggaggggggaggcagagggaggggcacCAGTGTAGTTTGAGGTCTCGATGGTTTGTTTACCGTTGCAGTCTGGACCAAACGTTCCTTTTGGGCAGCAGACTGTGATGGTGTCAACGCAGAACCACTTAAACAGGTCAGGATGCTTGGCTTTcctgtgtccagcgagaagagatcacacacaccttagcTGTGAAAAAGCTATGTGCTGGATTGAATAataggtggatggatgggtggatggatggaggaaagagTGAAAACTTCACCTCTTGAACCACCAGGTCTCAAAGTGTTCCTCGTGCTGCTCTACCATGTGGTTGCATTCAAAGctgctgctgtcacacacagactccaggATCTCCACCAGGCGGATCTcactagggagggagggggggagggaaaataattaaaaggggagagagatcaAAGTCTAAAAGGTGGGTTCTTTGTGACATTTGCACAAGGTCATCATGACACCAAACAGCAGCACATGCGATTCTTGACTTCACTGAATgacccttaacccttgtgttctcttcgggtcattctgacccatcagtcattgtgacccaccgtcgtattgcgacaactttaccacatacaaaaacaaagtgaagcattttcttttaaccgttgggctgtctcagaccccccacattgcaaaggttaaaataaaataatttgtatttgtttttgtattgggtaaacacaacgatggttcgttatgaacctttgggtcatgtgacccgaaggcagcacgagggttaagatggGCATGCCATCACTGGTCGGTGTGTAGGCATGTGCTGAATACCAAACGGTTAGATTAGGATGCGAATGTGTGGAAAGGGGAGTGTTTAGGAGCCGAACCGGACCGGTTGAGAGCGTCTCACCTGGTCTCATATTTAGAcaacttcctctcctcccaggccgTGTTACCTCCGCCGAAGTTCTGCTTCGCTGTCCGCTCAAACCCCTGGTCAAACGGGCGGGCAGGAAACCGTGACACATTTACCGTTACACCATACGTGTTGTTACGAGGTTATTATATCGAATGCAGTTAAGGTAGTATAATGTTGCACGAAGCACAGCATTGCAGGTTCTCATTCCAAAAGCGTCACTCTGGTAGTGACCTACGGAAATACATACCTTGTTGAAGTTCTCGGTTATCTGTTTACAGGTTGAACAGAGGCTTTTTACATCTTTAGCTACAGTGCATTGTGACAGTAAAATAAAAGTTATGCAAGAAAATAGCCGCCCTTTCGAACCGGTGAAAAGCATGTTGGCCATTCtcagcttgctagctaacagTAACACTGCTGCAACCGAAGTATCATATCAAGAATAACGCCAGATGTAGCCACCAACAGCGACCCGACTCACTATCCTGTCTTTACTTTAACTACACAACTGTTGGTGTAAAATTCAGTTAGAATTATCATTCTGAGTCCACATTGACAATGCAAAGCAGACGAGTATGTTCATATTTACATGCCGGTTATTTTTACtaccaaaaaaaaagatttagatTTCCGCGTCAGCTTCCTATTACAATTGTGGCCTATTACCATTCGCTATCATGACCCATCAATTAGATTAACGACCAATAGTATCCCGCCACGTGCGGGACAAACGTCTTTCTTTCCCCACGTGTAAAAATGAGAGAGCGTAACGAAATAGAGTTTTTCCCCCGAAAAGAAATTAACGTATGAATGCATGTACACTTTTGGAACTGTACCCTTATCAAATAACcttatttatttaaattttcAAATTGCCTATATGTCACTGCTTTTAGTTCCGCAATAACCGGAAGTTGTTGGGATTCTGACAGGTTCTGTCATGGCTGAAAAGAGGCATGTTTCTGGCATTCCTTTGCTGTTATTGTTCATTTCTACCATATTCctgcatttatttatttgccCATTCACAAAAGTCGAAGAGAGTTTCAACTTACAAGCAGTCCATGATATCCTTTATCACAGATTCGATTTTGAAAAGGTAAGGATATGAAATCTCGCTGTAAACAAAGCTAACTTGCTAGGCCGTTTAGGTCTGGCACAGAGGCAATGAATGACACCAACACCCAACTGCCAGTCGACCTAAACTCCTAAACTCTAAGCGATGTTTCTTTTTCTGCTTCTCAGTATGACCACCATGAGTTTCCCGGAGTGGTTCCGAGAACTTTTCTCGGACCGCTGTTTCTGTCAGCGCTCTGCTCGCCGTTGATTTACGTCCTCTCTCTGCTCGATGCACCGAAGTTCACCACACAATTCATAGGTAGAGTTCACATCTGTTACCTACGACGGCTAGTCAGTCGATGTGCCAGTCTTAGTCCTATTATTATCTGATTATTATGACAGGACAAAATGTACACGTTGGAGTGATCCTGGAATGGTGATATCTATCAACAATTCTGAAGTAGCTGTTATCTACCGTACTACAGGCCCAGATATCAGTCGATAATACACATGAAGCCCGTTCTGTATGTCAACTCTGAGGTTATTGTTGCTAAATATTGAAGATATTGGCGCATTTGTAGTATCCTGTTTTCTACATTTACTATTCATACCTTTCTTTGAATAAAAGtgtatgctaaatgaataacatgttaaatgtaaacatttgtgTTTCCCAGTCCGGGGGtgtttggggttgtgtgtggtgggggcgcTATGGCGACTGCAGCGGGAGGTGAGGAAGCAGTTTGGTTCCACGGTGGCGGGTCTGTTCTGCCTGATCTGCTGCTCCCAGTTCCACCTCATGTTCTACAGCAGCAGAACGCTCCCCAACGTGTTCGCTCTGCCTCTAGgtaagacacacaacacacagcattaACATGACTCGCTCTGCCCATACgtaagacacacaacacacggcaTTAACATGACGAACATATCGCATAGGACTATTTTTTTGCATGGAGACGTAAGTCAAAAGACCTCAGACCTGAATCATTCACTGACTCAACCAGAATCTGGAGAAAGCAGCTTTCTCTCGTACAGATCCAGCGATTGATTCATTGCGTTTGATTGATAAATTGACAGAGTGATTAATGGGTGGGATCAGTCAAGTAAAGCTGGTCTTCCTCTTCTGAACAGTGCTGCTGGCGTTTTCCTGCTGGATGAGTCAGCGTCTGGGCTGGTTCATCGGCCTGTCTGCCGTGGTCATCATCGTGTTCCGCTCTGAGCTCTGCCTCCTCCTGGGGCTCatgctgatgatgtcactgctgAGCAGGAAGCTGAGCTTGGTGCAGCTGTTCTGCCTCGCCGTTCCTGCTGGCCTGCTGTCGCTGGGTGGGCGTTGCCTAGAGACACACCGTGATGACACGTTACTACACAGCTGTTGTTGCGTCATACTGCTTTAGAGTTTCACCCAGTTCACCTTTCACAATTGATACAGTGGACCCACATATAGATACACTTACTGTGTACACCCAGGAAGAGCTATGACTCATGACTAATGTTGTGCTCtctgtgtttatatatatat of the Osmerus mordax isolate fOsmMor3 chromosome 17, fOsmMor3.pri, whole genome shotgun sequence genome contains:
- the creld2 gene encoding cysteine-rich with EGF-like domain protein 2 isoform X1 codes for the protein MANMLFTGSKGRLFSCITFILLSQCTVAKDVKSLCSTCKQITENFNKGFERTAKQNFGGGNTAWEERKLSKYETSEIRLVEILESVCDSSSFECNHMVEQHEEHFETWWFKRKAKHPDLFKWFCVDTITVCCPKGTFGPDCNACVGGSERPCHGNGACDGDGTRGGKGKCSCNHGYQGEFCLGCVDGFFEELRNDTFSLCTGCHGSCKTCSGPTNDDCDECKAGWEEDDQGACIDVDECSTDSAPCQEEQHCLNSDGSYSCRACDQVCSGCTGEGPDKCKACASGYQDTEGTCTDMDECSQLEAVCPEERRCVNTRGSYSCHCPEGFQEQEGACVKTPQPVEEGEEEPASETANHPEGHEDL
- the creld2 gene encoding cysteine-rich with EGF-like domain protein 2 isoform X2, coding for MANMLFTGSKGRLFSCITFILLSQCTVAKDVKSLCSTCKQITENFNKGFERTAKQNFGGGNTAWEERKLSKYETSEIRLVEILESVCDSSSFECNHMVEQHEEHFETWWFKRKAKHPDLFKWFCVDTITVCCPKGTFGPDCNACVGGSERPCHGNGACDGDGTRGGKGKCSCNHGYQGEFCLGCVDGFFEELRNDTFSLCTGCHGSCKTCSGPTNDDCDECKAGWEEDDQGACIDVDECSTDSAPCQEEQHCLNSDGSYSCRACDQVCSGCTGEGPDKCKACASGYQDTEGTCTDMDECSQLEAVCPEERRCVNTRGSYSCHCPEGFQEQEGACVKTPQPGS